In Acidobacteriota bacterium, a genomic segment contains:
- a CDS encoding ATP-binding cassette domain-containing protein → MVTPAISVRNLNHYFGAGDLRRQILFDVTADIHPGEIVISTGPSGSGKTTFLTLVCGLRSVQDGSVRTLGVELNGAPPDTLVTVRRRIGFIFQAHNLLGALTACQNVQMGAQLDGDETPGQARERCVEMLRAVGLADRVDHYPHQLSGGQRQRVAVARALVRRPAIVLADEPTAALDRTSGREVVELLQRLAAEQSCAILMVTHDNRILDIADRILTLEDGRVSSFTAGIAATTEQLMTAFGSLQRKGELRHHLETLPHSSFVAALESVTGEFEALLETMDVANAVATRTLVDQVLEATAIRIRDVVGAERATVYLVDRPHGMVRAKIAHHTGPVPLEIQMPIGTGIAGRVARSGETMNIADAYSHPDFNPAFDRANQVRASAGPTEPVFRTESILCMPIFDRQGTVIGVVQLLNKKGGGAFGAVDEQALAAFVRSLGIFLESCVRLAS, encoded by the coding sequence ATGGTGACGCCAGCGATCTCGGTCAGGAATCTCAATCACTATTTCGGGGCCGGTGACCTGCGCCGGCAGATCCTGTTCGACGTCACGGCTGACATCCACCCCGGCGAGATCGTCATCAGTACCGGACCGTCGGGATCGGGCAAGACGACATTCCTGACGCTTGTCTGCGGCCTCCGATCCGTTCAGGACGGCAGCGTGCGGACGCTCGGCGTGGAGCTCAATGGCGCCCCGCCGGACACCCTCGTCACGGTTCGCCGGCGCATCGGGTTCATCTTCCAGGCGCACAACCTGCTCGGCGCGCTCACCGCGTGCCAGAACGTCCAGATGGGCGCGCAGCTCGATGGCGACGAGACGCCGGGGCAGGCGCGCGAGCGGTGCGTCGAGATGCTCCGCGCCGTCGGACTGGCCGATCGCGTGGACCACTATCCCCATCAGCTCTCGGGAGGCCAGCGGCAGCGCGTCGCAGTCGCCAGGGCGCTCGTGCGGCGACCGGCGATCGTACTGGCCGACGAGCCGACCGCCGCGCTCGACAGGACGAGCGGGCGTGAGGTCGTCGAACTCCTGCAGCGACTCGCCGCCGAGCAGTCCTGTGCAATCCTGATGGTCACGCACGACAACCGCATCCTGGACATCGCGGATCGCATCCTCACGCTGGAGGATGGCAGGGTGTCCTCGTTCACGGCCGGCATCGCGGCCACGACCGAGCAGTTGATGACGGCGTTCGGGAGTCTTCAGCGCAAGGGCGAGCTCCGGCACCATCTCGAGACGCTGCCCCATTCGAGCTTCGTGGCTGCGCTCGAGAGCGTGACCGGTGAGTTCGAGGCGCTGCTCGAGACCATGGACGTGGCCAACGCGGTGGCGACACGCACGCTCGTGGATCAGGTGCTGGAGGCGACAGCGATCAGGATCCGCGACGTGGTCGGAGCCGAGCGGGCGACCGTCTACCTGGTGGACCGGCCGCACGGGATGGTGCGCGCCAAGATCGCGCACCACACCGGCCCCGTTCCCCTGGAGATCCAGATGCCAATCGGCACGGGCATCGCCGGCCGCGTCGCCAGGAGCGGCGAGACGATGAACATCGCCGACGCCTACAGCCATCCCGACTTCAACCCGGCGTTCGACAGAGCCAATCAGGTGCGGGCTTCGGCGGGACCGACCGAGCCGGTGTTCCGCACCGAGTCGATCCTCTGCATGCCGATCTTCGACCGTCAGGGGACGGTCATCGGCGTGGTCCAACTCCTCAACAAGAAGGGCGGCGGCGCGTTCGGCGCGGTCGACGAGCAGGCGCTGGCCGCGTTCGTCAGATCGCTCGGGATCTTTCTCGAGTCGTGCGTTCGCCTGGCGAGCTGA
- a CDS encoding FHA domain-containing protein, translated as MYVLSYQESGTPRRHALTSGDTLVGRAPACDLTIDDVSVSRHHARFSVTDRGCRITDLGSRNGTYVNGTAVTSAEVAEGDRLVLGRVPVTVESSVADHLSLSEDHAFLDSPGTIHLSIADVEAKARSADDGRSLRLLSEVARALVKSPPPNEVFTRVVQLAFDTCPAERAFLVLRDAATGTLQPRVARRRDGTDIESASVSRTIVDRVIADRVALLAADAQVDSRTAASMSVRLDQVRSFMCAPLWHEHDIIGVVYVDASRMHRFTAADLDRLTMLAHFAAIAIEQARLTARVNEEVRRRERLQRYHSPAVVSRIFEGGAEGDASFLAQERDVSVLFADLVGFTSLSETLSPAQTAALLNGFFERMAEAIFEQEGTLDKFIGDALMAVFGAPLDQPDHAVRAVLTARAMQQELVLLNERAAGGPHLRMRIGIHSGVARVGDIGSVKRREYTVLGDVVNTASRIESTVARPGQIVISRATRDRLANRLAVRPMGEVSLRGRQATIDVFEAS; from the coding sequence GTGTACGTTCTCAGCTACCAGGAATCTGGCACACCGCGACGCCACGCGCTGACGTCGGGCGACACCCTCGTCGGCCGGGCACCGGCCTGCGACCTGACCATCGATGACGTCAGCGTGTCGAGACACCACGCACGATTCTCGGTCACCGATCGCGGATGCAGGATCACGGACCTCGGCAGCCGCAATGGCACCTACGTGAACGGGACGGCCGTGACCTCCGCCGAGGTGGCCGAGGGCGACCGGCTCGTGCTCGGCCGCGTTCCGGTGACGGTCGAGTCCTCCGTCGCGGATCACCTGTCGCTCTCCGAGGACCATGCGTTCCTGGACTCTCCGGGCACGATTCACCTGTCCATCGCCGACGTGGAGGCCAAGGCGCGGTCGGCAGACGATGGTCGCTCGCTGCGCCTGCTGTCGGAAGTGGCGCGCGCGCTGGTGAAGAGCCCGCCTCCCAACGAGGTGTTCACGCGCGTCGTGCAACTGGCCTTCGACACGTGTCCGGCCGAACGTGCGTTTCTCGTCCTCAGGGACGCGGCGACGGGAACGCTGCAGCCGCGCGTGGCCCGGCGCCGTGACGGGACCGACATCGAGTCGGCCTCGGTCAGCCGCACGATCGTCGATCGCGTCATCGCCGATCGCGTCGCGCTGCTGGCGGCCGATGCGCAGGTCGACAGCCGCACCGCGGCGTCAATGAGCGTGCGCCTGGATCAGGTGCGGTCGTTCATGTGCGCGCCGCTGTGGCACGAGCACGACATCATCGGCGTCGTGTACGTCGATGCCTCGCGCATGCACCGGTTCACGGCCGCTGATCTCGACAGGCTGACGATGCTCGCCCACTTCGCGGCGATCGCCATCGAGCAGGCGCGCCTCACGGCGAGAGTCAACGAGGAGGTCCGTCGCCGTGAACGGCTTCAGCGGTACCACTCGCCAGCGGTCGTGTCGCGCATCTTCGAGGGTGGGGCGGAGGGCGACGCGTCGTTTCTTGCGCAGGAGCGCGACGTGTCGGTGCTCTTCGCCGACCTCGTGGGGTTCACGTCGCTCTCGGAGACGCTCTCGCCAGCCCAGACCGCGGCGCTGCTGAACGGCTTCTTCGAACGGATGGCCGAGGCGATCTTCGAGCAGGAGGGCACGCTCGACAAGTTCATCGGCGACGCGCTCATGGCCGTGTTCGGTGCGCCACTCGACCAGCCGGACCACGCGGTACGAGCGGTGCTGACGGCGCGCGCCATGCAACAGGAACTGGTACTGCTGAACGAGCGAGCTGCCGGTGGTCCGCACCTGAGGATGAGAATCGGCATCCATTCGGGCGTCGCGCGCGTCGGAGACATCGGCTCGGTGAAGCGTCGCGAGTACACGGTGCTCGGCGACGTCGTCAACACGGCGTCGCGGATCGAGTCGACGGTCGCCAGGCCGGGACAGATCGTCATCTCTCGCGCCACTCGAGATCGTCTCGCCAATCGACTGGCGGTGCGTCCGATGGGTGAGGTGTCGCTTCGCGGACGCCAGGCCACGATCGACGTCTTCGAGGCGAGCTGA
- a CDS encoding FAD-dependent oxidoreductase, translated as MASPVQVLCLGGGYCALGLSRRLRRAVRRGDVALTIVDANNFHTFHGLVAEMLAGKIAPGQIISAARRIFAPARFVNASVDTIDTAARRVDVSRSLDGRQYSLHYDHLVVAVGSVDDLSRYPGIAQHALKLKAYDGCLMARHQIIRMLELAEFETDPDERRRLLTFVIAGGNFGGVEVAGELAEYFPLLCRREFPLLQPDEIRIVIVHSGARLIPELQERHPRLVDYVEKQLARRPCIEVRRNARVAAATSSEIVLDSGEWIPSRTLISCTGSAPNPLLAQLPAARDERGRIITDTHLRVTEIPNVWSAGDCAAMPHPRGGVYPALFYYAYTGGLHIGRNILRSVAGAPPKRYTRAGLGEACAIGQRRAAGHLRGIELTGFPAWLLWRLLVLYYVPTWDRRVRTLLDWIVWPFVGRDMVSVDSEGRLMIRSVLYETGQAVVTQGDVGNTMYVIQSGEAEILVDGDEGPTCVGVLGPGDHFGEAAVFNNVRRTATVRARSRLQALELHRGDALSLKEAFATLGDVIGKAPVPKNPA; from the coding sequence ATGGCGTCTCCGGTGCAGGTCTTGTGTCTGGGAGGGGGATACTGCGCGCTGGGGCTCAGCCGCCGCCTGCGTCGTGCGGTCCGCCGCGGTGACGTGGCGCTCACGATCGTCGACGCCAACAACTTCCACACCTTCCACGGCCTGGTGGCCGAGATGCTCGCCGGGAAGATCGCGCCCGGGCAGATCATCAGCGCCGCACGCCGTATCTTCGCTCCCGCACGATTCGTGAACGCGAGCGTCGACACGATCGATACCGCCGCACGCCGTGTGGACGTCAGTCGCTCGCTCGACGGCCGCCAGTACTCGCTGCACTACGACCATCTCGTCGTGGCGGTGGGATCGGTGGACGATCTGTCGCGGTACCCGGGCATCGCCCAGCATGCGTTGAAGCTGAAGGCGTACGACGGATGTCTCATGGCCCGTCACCAGATCATCCGCATGCTGGAGCTGGCGGAGTTCGAGACCGATCCGGACGAGCGCCGCCGCCTGCTCACCTTTGTCATCGCGGGCGGCAACTTCGGCGGAGTCGAGGTGGCCGGCGAGTTGGCGGAGTATTTTCCGCTGCTCTGCCGGCGCGAGTTTCCGCTCCTGCAGCCAGACGAGATCCGCATCGTCATCGTCCACAGCGGCGCGCGGCTCATCCCGGAGCTCCAGGAGCGACACCCGCGGCTGGTCGACTACGTGGAGAAGCAACTCGCGCGGCGACCGTGCATCGAAGTGCGGCGGAATGCGCGTGTGGCAGCGGCCACCTCCTCCGAGATCGTGCTCGACAGCGGCGAATGGATTCCGAGTCGTACGCTCATCAGCTGCACGGGATCCGCGCCGAATCCCCTGCTGGCCCAGTTGCCCGCTGCGCGCGACGAGCGCGGGCGGATCATCACCGATACGCACCTGCGGGTCACGGAGATCCCGAACGTGTGGTCGGCTGGCGACTGCGCGGCGATGCCGCATCCACGCGGGGGCGTCTATCCCGCGCTCTTCTACTACGCGTACACGGGCGGCCTCCACATCGGCAGGAACATCCTGCGATCGGTCGCCGGTGCGCCGCCGAAGCGGTACACGCGGGCGGGGCTTGGCGAGGCCTGCGCGATCGGACAGCGCCGCGCGGCGGGCCATCTGAGAGGCATCGAGCTCACGGGGTTTCCGGCGTGGCTGCTCTGGCGCCTGCTGGTGCTGTACTACGTCCCGACGTGGGATCGGCGCGTGCGGACACTGCTCGACTGGATCGTCTGGCCCTTCGTGGGCCGCGACATGGTGTCGGTGGATTCCGAGGGCCGTCTCATGATCAGGTCCGTGCTCTACGAGACCGGTCAGGCCGTCGTCACGCAGGGAGACGTCGGCAACACGATGTACGTCATCCAGAGCGGCGAAGCGGAGATCCTGGTGGACGGAGACGAGGGACCCACGTGCGTCGGGGTTCTTGGTCCCGGCGACCACTTCGGCGAAGCCGCGGTGTTCAACAATGTCAGGCGCACGGCAACGGTGCGAGCGCGCAGCCGTCTGCAGGCGCTCGAGCTGCACCGCGGCGATGCGTTGTCACTGAAGGAAGCGTTCGCCACGCTCGGCGACGTCATCGGCAAGGCACCCGTGCCGAAGAATCCCGCGTGA
- a CDS encoding M23 family metallopeptidase: protein MAGNHVMLDCSGVWVLLGHLQRGSVGVRPDQAVATGDVLGRVGNSGNTSEPHLHIHAQRPGSNAEPMSGTPLPIRLDGRYLVRNARVTATPRAR from the coding sequence ATGGCCGGCAACCACGTGATGCTCGATTGCAGCGGCGTCTGGGTGCTCCTTGGCCATCTCCAGCGCGGCTCCGTCGGCGTTCGACCGGATCAGGCTGTCGCCACGGGCGACGTCCTCGGCCGCGTCGGGAACAGCGGCAACACGAGCGAACCGCACCTCCACATCCACGCGCAGCGGCCAGGGTCGAACGCGGAGCCGATGAGCGGCACGCCACTGCCCATTCGACTCGACGGCCGCTACCTGGTGCGCAACGCCCGCGTGACGGCCACCCCGCGCGCCAGGTGA
- a CDS encoding YjbQ family protein — protein MAPAIASEDVTPIIERPVASSAQAATHLRLEVSTPHRTTFVDITPRLSRFVSRSGIRHGVLAIHTLHTTTAIVLNEDEPLLRGDIIRQLERLAPGDVPYAHDDPTRREVNRVAEERVNGHAHCRAISLGASLSLSVVDGAVLLGRWQRILFVDLDGPQVRQVAATIVGAAR, from the coding sequence ATGGCCCCTGCGATCGCATCAGAGGACGTCACGCCGATCATCGAACGGCCGGTTGCCAGCTCGGCGCAGGCGGCCACGCACCTGCGGCTCGAGGTGAGCACGCCTCATCGCACGACATTCGTGGACATCACGCCACGGTTGTCGCGCTTCGTCAGCCGTTCGGGCATCCGGCATGGCGTGCTGGCGATACACACCCTGCACACGACGACGGCCATCGTGCTGAACGAGGACGAGCCACTGCTTCGCGGCGACATCATCCGCCAACTGGAGCGGTTGGCACCGGGCGACGTGCCGTACGCGCACGACGATCCGACCCGTCGAGAAGTGAACCGTGTGGCGGAGGAGCGCGTGAACGGCCACGCGCACTGCCGCGCCATCAGCCTGGGGGCGTCGCTGAGCCTGAGCGTTGTCGATGGCGCGGTGCTGCTCGGCCGCTGGCAGCGGATCCTGTTCGTGGACCTCGATGGCCCGCAGGTGCGTCAGGTTGCCGCCACGATCGTCGGAGCGGCGCGATGA
- a CDS encoding transcriptional regulator, whose protein sequence is MTMRTWRRGSFDGHDRTCRAGFACGAFSTIVGGLPRYRFSDFVLSPRQRALLRDGRPITLIPRYFDLLVFLVERRGDAVHRRDIFDIVWADVIVSDSALSQAIRTLRRTLGDDSREPIFIRTVSRHGYQFVFADVVEEDDDGRGNGAAARAAVGEPSDVAAPLPVSVERDDPFAPLIAQVTAVPGEGVSLEDQRDAAERLHLLGTEAVLDQLVDHPRGPYARALLRDTRHLVGGAGEVPIVGQPHPLATAAHVVTMRLRRAAPLVIRRSIGGAVGGGLVGAIAGWGGGLLLALAPHGDAPLTVAPVLALIGVMCGLVGGSGVAAGIGLAEALALSWRLPALVLAGATGGGLVGVITQLLARWTLGVMFGLDVPVTGAVQSFVLGAGTALGYAIATRDVASGLAAPRGSRRVALVATTMAAGALAALGLALYGWPLAGGTIHAIAQASAGSRLALTPIGQLVGEPGFGPVTGAIITMAEGGLFGCGLAYGITRRF, encoded by the coding sequence ATGACGATGAGGACATGGCGGCGCGGCTCCTTCGACGGCCACGATCGTACATGTCGCGCAGGCTTTGCCTGCGGCGCGTTCTCGACTATCGTCGGCGGATTGCCGCGGTATCGCTTCTCCGACTTCGTGTTGTCGCCCCGCCAGCGGGCGCTTCTGCGTGACGGTCGTCCGATCACGCTGATCCCGCGCTACTTCGACCTGCTCGTGTTCCTCGTCGAGCGACGAGGCGACGCCGTCCACCGCCGCGACATCTTCGACATCGTCTGGGCCGACGTGATCGTGTCCGACAGCGCGCTCAGCCAGGCGATCCGCACGCTGCGCCGGACGCTCGGCGACGACTCGCGCGAACCGATCTTCATCCGTACGGTCTCCCGTCACGGCTACCAGTTCGTGTTCGCCGACGTCGTCGAGGAAGACGACGATGGGCGTGGCAATGGCGCGGCAGCGCGCGCGGCTGTTGGGGAGCCCAGCGACGTTGCTGCACCGCTCCCGGTTTCGGTGGAGCGCGATGATCCGTTCGCGCCGCTGATCGCCCAGGTGACCGCCGTTCCAGGTGAAGGCGTTTCCCTCGAGGATCAACGCGACGCAGCGGAGCGCCTGCATCTGTTGGGAACGGAGGCGGTACTCGATCAACTGGTCGATCATCCGCGCGGTCCGTACGCGCGGGCGCTGCTCCGCGATACGCGGCATCTCGTGGGCGGGGCCGGTGAGGTGCCGATCGTCGGCCAGCCGCATCCGCTGGCCACGGCGGCACACGTCGTGACGATGCGGTTGCGCCGAGCGGCGCCGCTCGTCATCAGGCGTTCGATTGGCGGAGCCGTGGGCGGCGGGCTCGTCGGGGCGATCGCGGGCTGGGGCGGCGGTCTGCTGCTTGCGCTGGCACCCCACGGCGATGCACCGCTGACAGTGGCACCTGTGCTCGCGCTGATTGGCGTCATGTGCGGGCTCGTGGGCGGATCCGGCGTTGCTGCAGGCATCGGGCTGGCCGAAGCGCTTGCGCTTTCGTGGCGACTGCCGGCACTCGTGCTTGCCGGTGCGACTGGCGGCGGTCTGGTCGGCGTCATCACGCAGTTGCTGGCCCGCTGGACGCTCGGCGTCATGTTCGGCCTCGACGTTCCGGTGACCGGCGCGGTACAGAGTTTCGTCCTCGGTGCGGGAACGGCGCTCGGGTACGCCATCGCCACGCGCGATGTCGCGTCCGGGCTCGCCGCGCCGCGTGGCAGCCGGCGTGTGGCGCTCGTGGCGACCACGATGGCTGCGGGTGCGCTGGCGGCATTGGGGCTGGCGCTCTATGGGTGGCCGCTGGCCGGCGGCACCATCCACGCCATCGCACAGGCATCGGCGGGATCGCGCCTGGCGCTGACGCCGATCGGGCAACTCGTCGGCGAACCCGGATTCGGTCCCGTCACCGGCGCCATCATCACCATGGCGGAGGGCGGTTTGTTCGGCTGCGGCCTGGCGTACGGCATCACGCGGCGGTTCTGA
- a CDS encoding aminotransferase class V-fold PLP-dependent enzyme, with protein sequence MSSSSSPDARADHPGRTPLAMDDSEFRRAGHALVDRIADVLGGLRERRVTSGETPAEVRTALDASRPLPQTGTPADELLDRAVRLLSDHSLFNGHPRFFGYVTSSPAPIGMLGDLLAAALNANVGAWRLAPMASEIEGQTIRWIGELLRYRDNAGGLFVSGGNMANIVGFFAARAAAGEAWQVRAAGMSAAGAPRLRVYASAETHTWIQKAADLSGLGTDAIRWIATDAEQRLDVAALRAALDADRAAGDVPMLVAGTAGSVSTGAVDPLFAIADACREAGAWFHIDGAYGALAAVLPDAPHDLNALHLADSIAVDPHKWLYAPLEAGCLLARDAACLRRAFSYHPAYYHFDDGDGINYVDLGPQNSRGFRALKVWLALQQAGADGYRQTIAADCALAARLFAAADAHPELEACTSSLSISTFRYVPTDLRGSIGTSETETYLNALNEALLERLQMSGEAFVSHAVVRGRYLLRACIVNFHTTEADVDALPDIVVRIGRDLHAAGERSTYL encoded by the coding sequence ATGTCCTCATCGTCATCGCCAGACGCTCGCGCCGATCACCCCGGACGGACGCCGCTCGCCATGGACGATAGCGAGTTCAGGCGAGCCGGCCATGCGCTCGTCGATCGCATCGCGGATGTGCTTGGCGGCCTGCGCGAACGCCGCGTGACGAGTGGCGAGACGCCGGCCGAGGTCCGCACCGCTCTCGATGCGTCGCGTCCATTGCCGCAGACGGGCACACCGGCAGACGAGCTGCTCGACCGTGCGGTCCGGTTGCTGTCCGACCATTCGCTGTTCAACGGGCATCCGCGGTTCTTCGGCTACGTCACCTCGTCACCCGCGCCGATCGGCATGCTCGGAGATCTGCTTGCCGCCGCGCTCAACGCCAACGTCGGCGCCTGGCGGCTGGCGCCGATGGCCAGCGAGATCGAGGGCCAGACCATTCGCTGGATCGGCGAACTGCTCCGCTACCGCGACAACGCCGGCGGGTTGTTCGTCAGCGGCGGCAACATGGCCAACATCGTCGGCTTCTTCGCCGCGCGTGCCGCGGCGGGCGAGGCGTGGCAGGTGCGTGCCGCGGGCATGAGTGCGGCCGGCGCACCGCGGCTGCGTGTCTATGCGTCAGCGGAGACGCACACGTGGATCCAGAAGGCTGCCGATCTCTCGGGACTCGGCACCGACGCGATTCGCTGGATCGCGACAGATGCCGAGCAGCGGCTCGACGTCGCCGCGCTGCGCGCGGCCCTCGATGCGGACAGGGCCGCGGGCGATGTGCCGATGCTGGTCGCGGGGACTGCCGGATCGGTGAGCACCGGCGCTGTCGATCCGCTGTTTGCAATCGCGGACGCCTGCCGCGAGGCGGGTGCATGGTTTCACATCGACGGCGCGTACGGCGCGCTTGCAGCCGTGCTGCCCGATGCGCCGCACGACCTGAACGCACTCCATCTTGCCGACTCGATCGCCGTGGATCCGCACAAGTGGCTGTACGCGCCGCTCGAAGCCGGATGCCTGCTCGCGCGCGACGCCGCGTGTCTCCGGCGTGCCTTCTCCTACCATCCCGCCTACTACCATTTCGACGATGGCGACGGGATCAACTATGTGGACCTCGGGCCCCAGAACTCTCGCGGGTTCCGCGCGCTGAAAGTGTGGCTCGCCCTGCAGCAGGCTGGCGCCGACGGCTACAGGCAGACGATTGCCGCCGACTGCGCGCTGGCCGCGCGGCTCTTCGCCGCCGCCGATGCGCATCCCGAACTCGAAGCGTGTACGTCGAGCCTCAGTATCTCGACGTTCCGCTATGTCCCGACGGACCTTCGCGGCTCGATCGGCACGTCGGAGACGGAGACGTACCTGAACGCGCTCAACGAGGCCCTGCTGGAGCGATTGCAGATGTCAGGCGAGGCCTTCGTCTCCCATGCCGTCGTGCGCGGTCGCTATCTCCTGCGCGCCTGCATCGTCAACTTCCACACGACCGAAGCAGACGTGGATGCCCTGCCGGACATCGTGGTGAGGATCGGCCGCGACCTGCACGCCGCTGGGGAACGGTCCACATATCTCTGA
- a CDS encoding N-acetyltransferase — translation MHIRTERPEDIPGIRHVNETAFDTAGEADLVDALRQQAHPIVSLVAVDEEAVVGHILFSPVTLLPHVDRQFMGLAPMAVLPGRQRQGIGSALVRAGLDACRERGFDAVVVLGHADYYPRFGFVPASTFGVRSEYDVQDDVFLAIELSPGALRERAGTIRYHVAFAAV, via the coding sequence ATGCACATCAGAACGGAACGACCCGAGGACATTCCGGGTATCCGTCACGTGAATGAGACCGCATTCGACACGGCCGGAGAAGCGGACCTCGTCGACGCGTTGCGGCAACAGGCGCACCCGATCGTCTCCCTGGTTGCGGTCGACGAGGAGGCAGTGGTGGGACACATCCTGTTCTCGCCGGTGACGCTGCTTCCTCACGTGGACAGGCAGTTCATGGGACTGGCACCGATGGCGGTGCTGCCAGGCAGGCAGCGTCAGGGGATCGGCTCAGCGCTCGTGCGAGCTGGTCTCGACGCGTGTCGTGAGAGGGGTTTCGACGCGGTTGTCGTCCTTGGCCACGCCGACTACTACCCACGGTTCGGCTTCGTGCCCGCATCGACGTTCGGCGTGCGATCCGAGTACGACGTCCAGGACGACGTCTTCCTGGCGATCGAGCTGAGTCCCGGCGCTCTGCGCGAGCGCGCCGGGACCATCCGCTATCACGTAGCATTTGCTGCCGTGTAG